One window of the Niallia circulans genome contains the following:
- a CDS encoding aldehyde dehydrogenase family protein, producing the protein MATSLNAATVLDSEYGLYIDGQWQKGSEGKLMASFNPSNGEKLADFVDATYTDVDQAVDAATEALKTWKKVSLLDKSNLLLKIADLIDENAEKLALVETLDNGKPLRETRNIDVPLSSDHFRYFAGVIRSEEGTAQAFDEDTLSISIKEPIGVVGQIIPWNFPLLMAAWKIAPAIAAGNTVVIHPSSSTSLSVLELAKILDQVLPKGVVNVITGRGSHSGDYMLKHEGFAKIAFTGSTEIGQEVAVAAAKRLIPSTLELGGKSANIIFNDAPMERALEGVQLGILFNQGQVCCAGSRIFIQEGIYDEFLAKMKLAFEDVKVGLPWEEDVVMGSQINERQLKQILEYVKIGEEEGARVVTGGCRLINNGLENGAFMAPTILADATNDMRIAKEEIFGPVATVIKFKTEEEVIELANQSEFGLGGAVFSRDINTALRVARSVETGRMWVNTYNQLPAGAPFGGYKKSGIGRETYKSILDGYTQTKNIYIVTKEETEGLY; encoded by the coding sequence ATGGCAACTTCTTTAAATGCAGCAACTGTATTGGACTCAGAGTATGGCCTTTATATTGATGGACAGTGGCAAAAGGGATCGGAAGGGAAGCTGATGGCAAGCTTCAATCCAAGTAACGGCGAAAAGCTTGCTGACTTTGTTGATGCAACCTATACAGATGTTGATCAAGCAGTGGATGCTGCAACAGAAGCTTTAAAAACCTGGAAAAAAGTAAGCTTATTAGATAAAAGTAATTTACTATTAAAAATTGCCGATTTAATCGATGAAAATGCGGAAAAGTTAGCATTAGTAGAAACACTGGATAATGGAAAACCGTTAAGAGAAACAAGAAATATAGATGTCCCATTAAGTTCAGACCATTTCCGCTATTTTGCAGGGGTCATTCGCTCCGAAGAAGGAACTGCCCAAGCCTTTGATGAAGATACTTTATCTATTTCGATTAAAGAGCCAATTGGTGTTGTTGGACAAATTATTCCTTGGAACTTTCCACTTTTAATGGCTGCGTGGAAAATCGCTCCAGCAATTGCTGCAGGTAATACGGTTGTCATTCATCCATCATCTTCTACTTCTTTAAGTGTGCTGGAGCTGGCCAAAATTTTAGATCAAGTTTTACCAAAAGGGGTAGTCAATGTAATTACTGGTCGCGGCTCTCATTCCGGGGATTATATGTTAAAGCATGAGGGATTTGCGAAGATTGCCTTTACAGGATCTACAGAAATTGGCCAAGAAGTTGCTGTGGCCGCAGCCAAAAGGCTTATTCCTTCTACACTTGAGCTAGGCGGTAAGTCAGCAAATATCATTTTCAATGATGCACCAATGGAGCGAGCTTTAGAAGGGGTTCAATTAGGCATCCTCTTTAACCAAGGACAAGTATGCTGTGCTGGTTCCCGAATTTTTATCCAAGAAGGAATTTATGATGAGTTTCTTGCGAAAATGAAGCTGGCTTTTGAGGATGTAAAAGTTGGCTTGCCATGGGAAGAAGATGTCGTGATGGGTTCACAAATAAATGAACGGCAACTAAAGCAAATCTTAGAATATGTAAAAATAGGAGAAGAAGAGGGTGCTAGAGTTGTAACAGGTGGGTGCAGACTCATAAATAACGGATTAGAAAATGGGGCATTTATGGCTCCGACGATTTTAGCTGATGCCACTAATGATATGCGTATTGCCAAAGAAGAGATTTTTGGCCCAGTTGCAACAGTCATTAAATTTAAGACCGAAGAAGAGGTTATTGAGCTTGCTAACCAATCAGAGTTTGGCCTTGGAGGAGCGGTGTTTTCAAGAGATATTAATACAGCATTGCGTGTAGCAAGAAGTGTGGAAACAGGCCGAATGTGGGTGAATACGTATAATCAACTGCCAGCGGGAGCGCCATTTGGCGGTTACAAGAAATCAGGCATCGGCAGGGAAACATATAAGAGCATCTTAGATGGCTATACCCAGACAAAAAATATTTATATCGTAACGAAAGAAGAAACAGAGGGATTATATTAA
- a CDS encoding sigma-70 family RNA polymerase sigma factor — protein sequence MEELETSRKAIKGDDDAFLEVMQLHKESLLRAALAFLKDEDAAIEALQEVTYRAYKKIHTVKEPAYLKTWLTRIMINYCQDQVKRKKRIISDKQLYDVSVHQNQSLIELKEALGMLSHEDQQLIYLKYFQNTKIKEIAAIENIPEGTVKSRLHKVLKTLRLYFKEKGASDHV from the coding sequence TTGGAAGAGTTAGAGACTAGCAGGAAAGCTATTAAAGGAGATGATGATGCCTTTTTGGAAGTCATGCAATTACATAAAGAATCACTGCTAAGAGCTGCTTTAGCATTTCTCAAAGACGAGGATGCGGCAATAGAAGCCTTGCAGGAAGTAACCTATCGGGCATATAAAAAGATCCATACCGTTAAGGAACCAGCCTATTTAAAAACATGGCTGACAAGGATTATGATCAATTACTGTCAAGATCAAGTAAAGAGAAAGAAGCGGATTATTTCTGATAAACAACTATATGACGTATCTGTCCACCAAAACCAATCATTAATCGAACTAAAGGAAGCCCTTGGAATGTTATCACATGAAGACCAGCAATTAATCTATTTAAAATACTTTCAAAATACGAAAATCAAAGAAATCGCCGCAATAGAGAATATTCCAGAAGGAACGGTAAAGTCTCGATTACATAAAGTACTAAAAACGCTTCGGCTGTATTTTAAAGAGAAAGGAGCGAGTGATCATGTATGA